One Pseudonocardia abyssalis DNA segment encodes these proteins:
- the carA gene encoding glutamine-hydrolyzing carbamoyl-phosphate synthase small subunit, protein MTAVLVLEDGRIFRGEAYGALGTGLGEAVFTTGMTGYQETLTDPSYHRQIVVQTAPQIGNTGWNDEDDESAGIQVAGYVVRDPSRSASNWRSTGSLAEALRRQGIVSVSGIDTRALVRHLRERGAMRAGVFSGDDLAADDVLVRRVLDSPSMTGADLYGAVTTREPYVVPAVGATRFRIAALDVGIKANTPRMLAQRGVETHVLPASSTIGQIEGFDGFFLSNGPGDPATADGPVALTRAVLERRIPLFGICFGNQILGRALGRGTYKLPYGHRGINIPVIEHATGRVAITSQNHGFAVEGEAGEEFDTPFGRARITHTCPNDGCVEGLAALDAPAFSVQYHPEAAAGPHDAADLFDRFVDLMQSSPKPGER, encoded by the coding sequence ATGACAGCGGTACTCGTGTTGGAGGACGGGCGGATCTTCCGCGGCGAGGCCTACGGGGCGCTCGGCACGGGGCTGGGTGAGGCGGTGTTCACCACCGGCATGACCGGTTACCAGGAGACGCTCACCGACCCCTCCTACCATCGCCAGATCGTGGTGCAGACCGCCCCGCAGATCGGCAACACCGGCTGGAACGACGAGGACGACGAGTCCGCCGGCATCCAGGTCGCCGGGTACGTGGTGCGCGACCCGTCGCGCTCGGCGTCGAACTGGCGCTCCACCGGATCGCTGGCGGAGGCGTTGCGGCGCCAGGGGATCGTGTCGGTCTCGGGCATCGACACCCGCGCTCTGGTGCGGCACCTGCGCGAGCGCGGGGCGATGCGCGCCGGGGTGTTCTCGGGAGACGACCTCGCCGCCGACGACGTGCTCGTGCGGCGCGTGCTCGACAGCCCGTCGATGACCGGCGCCGACCTCTACGGCGCCGTGACGACCCGCGAGCCCTACGTCGTGCCCGCCGTCGGGGCGACCCGGTTCCGGATCGCGGCACTCGACGTCGGGATCAAGGCGAACACCCCGCGGATGCTCGCGCAGCGCGGCGTGGAGACGCACGTGCTGCCCGCGTCGAGCACGATCGGGCAGATCGAGGGCTTCGACGGGTTCTTCCTGTCCAACGGTCCCGGCGACCCGGCCACCGCCGACGGCCCGGTCGCGCTGACGCGCGCGGTGCTGGAGCGCCGCATCCCGCTGTTCGGCATCTGCTTCGGCAACCAGATCCTCGGCCGGGCCCTGGGGCGCGGCACCTACAAGCTGCCCTACGGCCACCGCGGCATCAACATCCCGGTGATCGAGCACGCCACCGGCCGCGTCGCGATCACCTCGCAGAACCACGGGTTCGCCGTCGAGGGCGAGGCGGGGGAGGAGTTCGACACCCCGTTCGGCCGGGCGCGGATCACCCACACCTGCCCCAACGACGGCTGCGTGGAGGGCCTCGCGGCACTCGACGCGCCCGCGTTCAGCGTGCAGTACCACCCGGAGGCCGCGGCCGGCCCGCACGACGCCGCCGACCTCTTCGACCGGTTCGTCGACCTGATGCAGTCATCACCCAAGCCAGGAGAGCGCTGA
- the bldD gene encoding transcriptional regulator BldD encodes MGDYAKALGGKLRAIRQQQGLSLHGVEQKSGGRWKAVVVGSYERGDRAVTVQKLAELADFYGVPVAELLPEGRVPSGSEPATKIVINLERLQQLPADKVGPLARYAAAIQSQRGDYNGKVLSIRAEDLRSLAIIYDKSPGELTDQLIDWGVLPPEARPAQ; translated from the coding sequence ATGGGCGACTACGCCAAGGCGCTCGGCGGGAAGCTCCGCGCCATCCGGCAGCAGCAGGGCCTGTCGCTGCACGGCGTCGAGCAGAAGTCGGGCGGGCGGTGGAAGGCCGTCGTCGTCGGCTCGTACGAGCGCGGTGACCGCGCCGTCACGGTGCAGAAGCTGGCCGAGCTGGCCGACTTCTACGGCGTGCCGGTGGCCGAGCTCCTGCCCGAGGGCCGCGTGCCGTCGGGGTCCGAGCCCGCCACGAAGATCGTCATCAACCTGGAGCGGCTGCAGCAGCTCCCGGCGGACAAGGTGGGCCCGCTGGCCCGCTACGCCGCCGCCATCCAGAGCCAGCGCGGCGACTACAACGGCAAGGTGCTCAGCATCCGTGCCGAGGACCTGCGCTCGCTCGCGATCATCTACGACAAGAGCCCCGGCGAGCTGACCGACCAGCTCATCGACTGGGGAGTGCTCCCCCCGGAGGCCCGACCCGCGCAGTGA
- a CDS encoding aspartate carbamoyltransferase catalytic subunit, which translates to MKHLLSVTDLDAASATGLLDTADRLKQALLGREVRKLPTLRGRTIITMFYENSTRTRVSFEIAGKWMSADTVNVSASGSSVGKGESLRDTSLTLSAMGADCVVVRHPASGSAHRMAAWADRDQGMTGTHTSIVNAGDGTHEHPTQALLDAATLRDRLGSIAGRRIGIVGDVLHSRVARSNVFLLATLGAEVVVIGPPTLLPVGIGQWPCRVSPSLDAELPALDAVMMLRVQAERMHGSFFPSAREYAIGYGLSEARARLLPERAVVLHPGPMVRGMEIAPAVADSPASAVLAQVANGVHVRMAVLYHLLAGAPE; encoded by the coding sequence GTGAAGCACCTGCTCTCGGTCACCGACCTCGACGCCGCCTCCGCCACCGGCCTGCTCGACACCGCCGACCGCCTCAAGCAGGCGCTGCTCGGCCGCGAGGTCCGCAAGCTCCCCACGCTGCGCGGGCGCACGATCATCACGATGTTCTACGAGAACTCCACCCGCACCCGGGTGTCGTTCGAGATCGCCGGCAAGTGGATGAGCGCAGACACCGTCAACGTCAGCGCATCGGGGTCCTCGGTGGGCAAGGGGGAGTCGCTGCGCGACACCTCGCTGACGCTGTCCGCGATGGGCGCCGACTGCGTCGTCGTCCGGCACCCGGCGTCGGGCTCCGCGCACCGCATGGCCGCGTGGGCAGACCGCGACCAGGGGATGACCGGCACGCACACCTCGATCGTCAACGCGGGCGACGGCACCCACGAGCACCCCACGCAGGCCCTGCTCGACGCCGCGACCCTGCGCGACCGGCTCGGTTCGATCGCGGGGCGGCGTATCGGGATCGTCGGCGACGTCCTGCACAGCCGCGTGGCCCGCTCCAACGTCTTCCTGCTCGCCACCCTCGGCGCCGAGGTGGTGGTGATCGGCCCGCCGACGCTGCTGCCGGTCGGGATCGGCCAGTGGCCGTGCCGGGTGAGCCCGTCGCTCGACGCCGAGCTGCCCGCCCTGGACGCGGTGATGATGCTGCGCGTGCAGGCCGAGCGGATGCACGGCTCGTTCTTCCCCTCGGCGCGGGAGTACGCGATCGGCTACGGCCTGTCCGAGGCCCGCGCGAGGCTGCTGCCCGAGCGCGCCGTCGTGCTGCACCCCGGCCCGATGGTGCGGGGCATGGAGATCGCGCCCGCCGTGGCCGACTCCCCGGCGTCGGCGGTGCTGGCGCAGGTCGCCAACGGCGTCCACGTCCGCATGGCCGTGCTCTACCACCTCCTCGCGGGAGCCCCCGAATGA
- a CDS encoding MFS transporter, whose product MPVAIVVMALGTFAIGLSEFAVMGLLPRMVSDLSVPLPVGGNLVTAYAVGVVVGAPLLTAAAVRLRRRTALLLFMALFAAGNALAALAPTFGLLLVARFVSGLPHGAFFGVGALVAASLVPPGRRASAVASMVLGLTVANLVGVPAATALGGMLGWRLAFVLITVLALLCVAGMVVTVPRDATAARPSIGAEFAALRRPAVLLALGTVVVGCGGLFAFYTFIAPIMTDLAGFGTGTVPVLLGVFGLGMTVGTVAGGRLADRFDPRRVVVAMLAAQTVLLVIAVFAVRSPVPAPVLVFAIGAVGLAIVPAVQTLVLDAAGEAPALASASIQSAFNLANAIGAAAGGLVLSAGLGLAAPPAAGAVLAALGIVPAVALVRYARRRVAVVPAR is encoded by the coding sequence ATGCCGGTCGCGATCGTCGTGATGGCCCTGGGGACGTTCGCCATCGGACTCAGCGAGTTCGCCGTGATGGGTCTGCTGCCCCGCATGGTCTCCGACCTGTCGGTGCCGCTGCCGGTCGGTGGCAACCTCGTCACGGCCTACGCCGTCGGGGTCGTGGTCGGGGCGCCGCTGCTCACGGCCGCGGCGGTGCGGTTGCGCCGCCGCACGGCCCTGCTGCTGTTCATGGCGTTGTTCGCCGCGGGCAACGCCCTCGCGGCACTCGCCCCGACGTTCGGGCTCCTGCTCGTCGCCCGGTTCGTGTCCGGCCTGCCGCACGGCGCGTTCTTCGGCGTCGGCGCACTGGTGGCCGCGTCGTTGGTGCCGCCGGGGCGGCGGGCGTCCGCGGTGGCGTCGATGGTGCTGGGTCTGACGGTCGCCAACCTCGTCGGCGTGCCCGCCGCGACCGCGCTGGGCGGGATGCTGGGCTGGCGGCTGGCGTTCGTCCTGATCACGGTGCTCGCGCTGCTGTGCGTCGCCGGGATGGTCGTCACCGTGCCCCGCGACGCCACGGCGGCCCGACCGAGCATCGGCGCCGAGTTCGCCGCGCTGCGCCGGCCCGCGGTGCTGCTCGCGCTGGGCACGGTCGTCGTCGGCTGCGGTGGGCTGTTCGCCTTCTACACCTTCATCGCGCCGATCATGACCGACCTCGCCGGTTTCGGGACGGGCACGGTCCCGGTGCTGCTGGGCGTGTTCGGGCTGGGCATGACGGTCGGCACGGTCGCGGGTGGGCGACTCGCCGACCGGTTCGACCCGCGCCGGGTGGTGGTCGCGATGCTGGCCGCCCAGACCGTGCTGCTGGTGATCGCGGTGTTCGCCGTGCGCTCGCCGGTCCCGGCCCCGGTGCTGGTCTTCGCGATCGGCGCCGTGGGGCTCGCGATCGTGCCCGCGGTGCAGACGCTCGTGCTGGACGCCGCGGGGGAGGCCCCGGCACTCGCGTCGGCGTCGATCCAGTCGGCGTTCAACCTCGCCAACGCGATCGGTGCGGCCGCGGGCGGGCTCGTGCTCTCGGCGGGTCTCGGCCTGGCGGCACCGCCCGCCGCCGGGGCCGTGCTCGCTGCGCTGGGGATCGTGCCCGCCGTCGCGCTGGTCCGGTACGCGCGCCGCCGGGTCGCCGTGGTCCCGGCCCGGTAA
- the pyrR gene encoding bifunctional pyr operon transcriptional regulator/uracil phosphoribosyltransferase PyrR → MANDRRGDVPGAPGDRELLSAADVTRTIARIAHQIIEKTAGDEGVVLIGIPTRGTILARRLAVAIGEFAGTAPEVGSVDVTLYRDDLRRRPARALEGTEVPDGGLDDRLVVLVDDVLMSGRTVRAALDALADHGRPRAVQLAVLVDRGHRELPIRADYVGKNVPTSRDELILLLLDEIDGVDGVRLQRVATGGAGSFEAAP, encoded by the coding sequence GTGGCGAACGACCGCCGCGGGGACGTCCCAGGTGCGCCCGGAGACCGGGAACTGCTCAGCGCCGCCGACGTCACCCGCACCATCGCGCGCATCGCGCACCAGATCATCGAGAAGACCGCGGGCGACGAGGGCGTCGTCCTGATCGGCATCCCCACCCGCGGCACGATCCTCGCCCGCCGGCTGGCGGTCGCGATCGGTGAGTTCGCCGGGACCGCCCCCGAGGTCGGCTCGGTCGACGTCACGCTCTACCGCGACGACCTGCGTCGCCGTCCCGCGCGGGCGCTGGAGGGCACCGAGGTGCCCGACGGCGGCCTCGACGACCGGCTGGTCGTCCTCGTCGACGACGTGCTGATGTCCGGGCGCACCGTCCGCGCCGCGCTCGACGCGCTGGCCGACCACGGTCGCCCCCGTGCCGTGCAGCTCGCGGTGCTGGTCGACCGCGGGCACCGCGAGCTCCCGATCCGCGCCGACTACGTCGGCAAGAACGTGCCCACCTCGCGCGACGAGCTGATCCTGCTGCTGCTCGACGAGATCGACGGCGTCGACGGCGTGCGGTTGCAGCGGGTGGCCACCGGCGGAGCCGGCTCCTTCGAGGCTGCGCCGTGA
- the nusB gene encoding transcription antitermination factor NusB, with protein sequence MRARTKARKRALDILFESEARGDDPLAVLVQRRETDDAPPVSEYAGMLVEGVVAHRERIDQLLAEHAEGWTVARMPAVDRALLRIGVFELLWVDEIDDPVAITEAVELARTLSTDDSPRFLNGVLGRIADIAEQLRATR encoded by the coding sequence CGCGCAAGCGCGCGCTCGACATCCTGTTCGAGTCCGAGGCCCGCGGCGACGACCCGCTCGCGGTGCTCGTGCAGCGCCGGGAGACCGACGACGCACCGCCGGTCTCGGAGTACGCGGGGATGCTCGTCGAGGGCGTCGTGGCGCACCGTGAGCGGATCGACCAGCTCCTCGCGGAGCACGCCGAGGGTTGGACGGTGGCGCGGATGCCCGCCGTCGACCGGGCCCTGCTGCGGATCGGTGTCTTCGAGCTGCTGTGGGTCGACGAGATCGACGACCCGGTGGCGATCACCGAGGCGGTCGAGCTGGCTCGCACGCTGTCCACCGACGACAGCCCGCGCTTCCTCAACGGCGTACTCGGCCGCATCGCCGACATCGCGGAGCAGCTGCGCGCCACCCGCTGA
- a CDS encoding dihydroorotase: protein MTDVLITDVRPYGEDPVDVLVRDGVVTEIGSGLTAPEGVSTLDGGGHVLLPGFVDLHVHLREPGGEESEDVATGSAAAALGGFTAVFAMPNTDPVADTAVVVEHVWRRGQEVGLVDVHPVGAVTVGLEGAKMAELGTMAASRAQVRMFSDDGKCVNDPLIMRRALEYASALNVVIAQHAEDHRLTGGAQAHEGVVASRLGLAGWPATAEETIVARDCALAREAGAALHVCHISSSRTVDVLRAAKAAGVRVSAEVTPHHLLLTDGRLTSYDPVNKVNPPLRTAEDTKAMRAALAEGVIDVVATDHAPHASQYKDTEWQSARPGMLGLQTAFSVLVHTMVEPGLLDWRGVARVLSERPAEIGNLPDQGRPIAVGEPATFALVDPEAQWTVRGAALASKASNSPYEGMRLPGAVVATVLRGRITAQDGKVRS from the coding sequence ATGACAGATGTCCTGATCACCGACGTCCGCCCCTACGGCGAGGACCCCGTGGACGTGCTGGTGCGCGACGGTGTCGTCACCGAGATCGGCTCCGGGCTGACCGCGCCGGAGGGTGTGTCCACCCTGGACGGCGGCGGGCACGTCCTGCTGCCGGGCTTCGTCGACCTGCACGTGCACCTGCGCGAGCCCGGTGGCGAGGAGTCCGAGGACGTCGCCACCGGGTCCGCGGCCGCGGCGCTGGGCGGTTTCACCGCGGTGTTCGCGATGCCCAACACCGATCCGGTGGCCGACACCGCGGTCGTCGTCGAGCACGTGTGGCGGCGCGGGCAGGAGGTCGGCCTGGTCGACGTCCACCCGGTCGGTGCGGTCACCGTCGGGCTCGAGGGCGCGAAGATGGCCGAGCTCGGCACGATGGCCGCGAGCCGCGCGCAGGTGCGGATGTTCAGCGACGACGGCAAGTGCGTCAACGACCCGCTGATCATGCGCCGCGCGCTGGAGTACGCCTCCGCGCTGAACGTCGTGATCGCGCAGCACGCCGAGGACCACCGGCTCACCGGCGGGGCGCAGGCGCACGAGGGGGTCGTCGCCTCGCGGCTGGGGCTGGCCGGCTGGCCCGCCACCGCGGAGGAGACGATCGTCGCCCGCGACTGCGCACTGGCACGCGAGGCCGGAGCCGCGCTGCACGTCTGCCACATCTCCTCCTCCCGCACCGTCGACGTGCTGCGCGCTGCGAAGGCGGCCGGGGTGCGGGTGAGCGCCGAGGTCACCCCGCACCACCTGCTGCTCACCGACGGCCGGCTCACGAGCTACGACCCCGTCAACAAGGTCAACCCGCCGCTGCGCACCGCCGAGGACACCAAGGCGATGCGCGCGGCACTGGCCGAGGGCGTGATCGACGTCGTGGCCACCGACCACGCGCCGCACGCGAGCCAGTACAAGGACACCGAGTGGCAGAGCGCGCGGCCCGGGATGCTGGGGCTGCAGACGGCGTTCTCGGTGCTGGTGCACACCATGGTCGAGCCGGGGCTGCTCGACTGGCGCGGCGTCGCCCGGGTGCTGTCCGAGCGCCCCGCGGAGATCGGGAACCTGCCCGACCAGGGCCGTCCGATCGCGGTGGGGGAGCCGGCCACGTTCGCGCTCGTCGACCCCGAGGCGCAGTGGACGGTGCGGGGCGCGGCGCTGGCGAGCAAGGCCTCGAACTCCCCGTACGAGGGGATGCGGCTGCCCGGTGCGGTGGTCGCCACCGTCCTGCGTGGACGGATCACGGCGCAGGACGGGAAGGTGCGGTCATGA